aagtgtcaggggcaggggaagagtccggggaagtgtcaggggcaggggaagagtcaggggaagagtcTGGGGAAgtgtccggggaagtgtcaggggcaggggaagagtccggggaagtgtcaggggaagagtccggggaagtgtcaggggcagagtccggggaagtgtcaggggcaggggaagagtccggggaagtgtcaggggcaggggaaaagtctggggaagtgtcaggggaagagtccggggaagagtccggggaagtgtcaggggcaggggaagtgtcaggggcaggggaagaggccggggaagtgtcaggggcaggggaagagtccggggaagtgtccggggaagtgtcaggggcaggggaagagtccggggaagtgtcaggggcaggggaagagtccggggaagtgtcaggggcagagtccggggaagtgtcaggggcaggggaagagtccggggaagtgtcaggggcaggggaagagtcaggggaagagtccggggaagtgtccggggaagtgtcaggggcaggggaagagtccggggaagtgtcaggggcaggggaagagtccggggaagtgtccggggaagtgtcaggggcaggggaagagtccggggaagtgtcaggggcaggggaagagtccggggaagtgtcaggggaagagtcaggggaagagtccggggaagagtccggggaagagtccggggaagtgtcaggggaagagtccggggaagtgtcaggggcaggtgCAGGGGAAGAGGcaggggaggaggcagggtcTGGGTcagagtcaggggaagggtcCCAGGAAGAGTCAggggaggggtcaggggtcaggggcaGGGGTCAGGATCTGGGGTCTGGGTCAGGGTCTGCCACATCCATCAGATAGTGTTTAAACAGGTACAtgatacacacacaatcacacccaCTATGAACTAAATGTGTGTGTTGACTGACTCCTTTATCAGACTGACTaaatgtgtgtgttgactgtctCCTTTACCAGACTGACTAAATGTGTGTGTTGACTGCCTCCTTTATCAGACTGACTaaatgtgtgtgttgactgtctCCTTTATCAGACTGACTaaatgtgtgtgttgactgtctCCTTTATCAGACTGACtaaatgtgtgtgttgtctgtctccTTTATCAGACTGACTAAATGTGTGTTGACTGCCTCCTTTATCAGACTGACTAAATGTGTGTGTTGACTGCCTCCTTTATCAGACTGACTaaatgtgtgtgttgactgtctCCTTTACCAGACTGACTAAATGTGTGTGTTGACTGCCTCCTTTATCAGACTGACTaaatgtgtgtgttgactgtctCCTTTATCAGACTGACTaaatgtgtgtgttgactgtctCCTTTATCAGACTGACtaaatgtgtgtgttgtctgtctccTTTATCAGACTGACTAAATGTGTGTTGACTGTCTCCTTTATCAGACTGACtaaatgtgtgtgttgtctgtctccTTTATCAGACTGACTAAATGTGTGTTGACTGCCTCCTTTATCAGACTGACTAAATGTGTGTGATGACTGCCTCCTTTATCAGACTGACTAAATGTGTGTGTTGACTGCCTCCTTTATCAGACTGACTAAATGTGTGCGTTGACTGCCTCCTTAATCAGACTGACTAAATGTGTGTGTTGACTCTCTCCTTTACCAAACTGACTAAATGTGTGTGTTGACTGCCTCCTTTATCAGACTGACTAAATGTGTGTGTTGACTGCCTCCTTTATCAGACTGACTAAATGTGTGTGTTGACTGCCTCCTTTACCAGACTGACTAAATGTGTGTTGACTGCCTCCTTTATCAGACTGACTaaatgtgtgtgttgactgtatCCTTTATCAGACTGACTAAATGTGTGTGTTGACTGCCTCCTTTATCAGACTGACTAAATGTGTGTGTTGACTGCCTCCTTCACCAGACTGACTaaatgtgtgtgttgactgtctCCTTTATCAGACTGACTAAATGTGTGTGTTGACTGCCTCCTTTATCAGACTGACTaaatgtgtgtgttgactgtctCCTTTACCAGACTGACTAAATGTGTGTGTTGACTGCCTCCTTTATCAGACTGACTaaatgtgtgtgttgactgtctCCTTTATCAGACTGACTaaatgtgtgtgttgactgtctCCTTTATCAGACTGACtaaatgtgtgtgttgtctgtctccTTTATCAGACTGACTAAATGTGTGTTGACTGTCTCCTTTATCAGACTGACtaaatgtgtgtgttgtctgtctccTTTATCAGACTGACTAAATGTGTGTTGACTGCCTCCTTTATCAGACTGACTAAATGTGTGTGATGACTGCCTCCTTTATCAGACTGACTAAATGTGTGTGTTGACTGCCTCCTTTATCAGACTGACTAAATGTGTGCGTTGACTGCCTCCTTAATCAGACTGACTAAATGTGTGTGTTGACTCTCTCCTTTACCAAACTGACTAAATGTGTGTGTTGACTGCCTCCTTTATCAGACTGACTAAATGTGTGTGTTGACTGCCTCCTTTATCAGACTGACTAAATGTGTGTGTTGACTGCCTCCTTTACCAGACTGACTAAATGTGTGTTGACTGCCTCCTTTATCAGACTGACTaaatgtgtgtgttgactgtatCCTTTATCAGACTGACTAAATGTGTGTGTTGACTGCCTCCTTTATCAGACTGACTAAATGTGTGTGTTGACTGCCTCCTTCACCAGACTGACTaaatgtgtgtgttgactgtctCCTTTATCAGACTGACTAAATGTGTGTGTTGACTGCCTCCTTCATCAGACTGACTAAATGTGTGTTGACCATCTCCCCTACCTGGCTCTCCAGACACATCTGTCCGGTAACCGTGGCAGCGATGCGTTCCTGTTGCTGCTTCTGTTCCCTCAGCCTGGACTGCTGCTCTCCAAGACTGCTCTCTAGCGCCACCAGCTCATCCTGGTGGACAATACAGGTACTGCATCAGCCCAGTTACACTACTGTACACAGTAACAGCTCCTCCTACAGGACAATATGGGTACCGCATCAACCCAGTTCCACTACTGTACACAGTAACAGCTCCTCCTACAGGACAACACAGGTACCGCATCAACCCAGTTCCACTACTGTACACAGTAACAGCTCCCCCTACAGGACAACACAGGTACTGCATCCTCAAATCTCTACTGTACAAACAGCTCCTCCTACAGGACAACAGGTACAGCATCCTCAAATCTCTACTGTATAAACAGCTCCCCCTATAGGACAATACAGGTACTACATCCTCAAATCTCCACTGTACAAACAGCTCCCCCTACAGGACAACACAGGTACTGCATCCTCAAATCTCTACTGTACAAAACACAGGTACTACATCCTCAAATCTCTACTGTATAAACAGCTCCCCCTATAGGACAATACAGGTACTACATCCTCAAATCTCTACTGTACAAACAGCTCCCCCTACAGGACAACACAGGTACTGCATCCTCAAATCTCTACTGTACAAACAGCTCCTCCTACAGGACAACAGGTACAGCATCCTCAAATCTCTACTGTACAAACAGCTCCTCCTACAGGACAACAGGTACAGCATCCTCAAATCTCTACTGTACAAACAGCTCCTCCTACAGGACAACACAGGTACAGCATCCTCAAATCTCTACTGTACAAACAGCTCCCCCTACAGGACAACACAGGCACTGCATCCTCAAATCTCTACTGTACAAACAGCTCCCCCTACAGGACAACAGGTACAGCATCCTCAAATCTCTACTGTACAAATAGCTCCTCCTACATGACAACACAGGTACTACATCCTCAAATCTCTACTGTATAAACAGCTCCCCTTATAGGACAATACAGGTACTACATCCTCAAATCTCTACTGTACAAACAGCTCCTCCTACAGGACAACACAGGTACTACATCCTCAAATCTCTACTGTATAAACAGCTCCCCTTATAGGACAACACAGGCACTGCATCCTCAAATCTCTACTGTACAAACAGCTCCCCCTACAGGACAACACAGGTACTACATCCTCAAATCTCTACTGTATAAACAGCTCCCCCTATAGGACAACACAGGCACTGCATCCTCAAATCTCTACTGTACAAACAGCTCCCCCTACAGGACAACACAGGTACAGCATCCTCAAATCTCTACTGTAcaaacagctctaacaacacatctcaaccacacacagagaaacagacattTTCCTGTCTATTTCCTGGTCATCTCCATCCCCATGCCCCGATCTTTTCACCACTACATGTAAGCAGTACTTATCTTACCACGTTGATGTCTTCCCACTCGTTGGGTAGAGGAACAGACGCTGGGGCAGGAGGAGCTGGGCTGGGCTCTGTGGGAGGCTGgggctcctcgtcctcctccctctcttccaaaGGGATAGCTCTGCTACTTAaagcctcctcctcttcctcctccttcttggCCACGTCTTCCTGTGCCTTAGCTGGAGTACCGTCCCCAACCTCTATCAGCGAAtcatctgtctcctcctcctttaGCTCCTCCCCCTCAGACACGTCAACGAAGCTCTCTGAATCACTGTCCTCCATCTTCACAAtctgtccattcctctcctccccggtgttctgtccattcctctcctcctgcgATGGAGGTAAAGGCTCAGTCACTAGGCTGCTCCTCccagtctcctcctctctgtttagACCAAGGCCTGATGGGGGAATAAGACAGAGAGCCTGACCCAAACTGTCCCCCTGACCCACTGCAGAGTGGAAAGCTCTGTTCCTGTTGTCGATGGCTTGCTccaactcctctctgttcctcctcagaatctcctccacctcctccctgctcctcctggtGACGGTTTCCTCCTCCATGCTGATGAGCACCCTGTCCGCAGGAGGAATGGGGAGGCGAAGGGGGAGAGGCAACTGTTGCTCATCCCCCTTCTCCACCCCAAGCATGTCCTCATTGGTCAGAGTTGTCCTCAGGGGTGTGTCCTTCCCTTCAGTCTCCTCCTCTGAGCTGCTGATGACGAACAATCGGTTCGCAGGAGGCTGGGGACTGGGAGGGTGGGGCTTAACAGGAGAATTGCCAATCATGGTGGCGTATTGGGACGGGCCTACGTCCAACTTTTCTCCTGTGGTTCGCTGAATGGCCAGGAGGGTACGAGGAGACACACTgccacccccctcctcctcctcctcgtctgagAAGCTGCTATCCATGGCAGTCTGGATGGCCTTCAGTGTCCGAGGGGAGATGGGTGCTGTATCCCCCAGGCTCGGGATCGGGTCCTGGGGATGTTTAGACGATGATGAGGGTCCCTCCTCCAGGCTCTCCTCCTCTGAGATGGGTCTCCAAAGGGGCTcaggtctctcccctccccctgtcctaACCCTCCCTGACAGGGGACCACCCAACCAGGGAGAGGCCGCAGGCTGGATGTCTGGCACCCTCTCACTGCTGTCGGTCTTCTTCGGACCtgaggggcacacacacacacaaacacacacacaggcacagacacaaagacacacagacacacagccagacagacacacagccagacagccagacagacacgaGGGGATGAGTTTGAACAGGTCTAATGCGGAGAATCGCTCAGTTTGATCGCTGACCCACTTCGACCTCTAACCTTTGATGAGGATGTAGTGGGTGGAGTCTTCTGAGAGGAGGCGTCGTGTCTCCACGCTGTGCCCCTCCCCCTGGTTGTATAGCTCCACCCCCGGGGCGTTCCCAGCACTACGGttggacatctctctctccaccccctccagacgCACGTTCAGCTTGTTCCTCTGCAGCAGTCCTGCTAGCTGGTACTGGGAGAAGTCCCCTGACCGCTGGGAGGGGGGGGTTAGggtgcatgacacacacacacacacagagagagacagtgtgtgtggtaCCTCAGGAGGTGTGTGGTACCTCAGGAGG
This genomic window from Oncorhynchus mykiss isolate Arlee unplaced genomic scaffold, USDA_OmykA_1.1 un_scaffold_144, whole genome shotgun sequence contains:
- the ercc5 gene encoding DNA repair protein complementing XP-G cells isoform X2; amino-acid sequence: MFMLPALPAQEEERERSSSDEEEQVEEDSRHIYQGDFFEDSNSVDINSEEFSAMPPEVKHEILKDMKEFSKRRRTMYHTPPERSGDFSQYQLAGLLQRNKLNVRLEGVEREMSNRSAGNAPGVELYNQGEGHSVETRRLLSEDSTHYILIKGPKKTDSSERVPDIQPAASPWLGGPLSGRVRTGGGERPEPLWRPISEEESLEEGPSSSSKHPQDPIPSLGDTAPISPRTLKAIQTAMDSSFSDEEEEEGGGSVSPRTLLAIQRTTGEKLDVGPSQYATMIGNSPVKPHPPSPQPPANRLFVISSSEEETEGKDTPLRTTLTNEDMLGVEKGDEQQLPLPLRLPIPPADRVLISMEEETVTRRSREEVEEILRRNREELEQAIDNRNRAFHSAVGQGDSLGQALCLIPPSGLGLNREEETGRSSLVTEPLPPSQEERNGQNTGEERNGQIVKMEDSDSESFVDVSEGEELKEEETDDSLIEVGDGTPAKAQEDVAKKEEEEEEALSSRAIPLEEREEDEEPQPPTEPSPAPPAPASVPLPNEWEDINVDELVALESSLGEQQSRLREQKQQQERIAATVTGQMCLESQELLRLFGVPFLVAPGEAEAQCAALDRTDQTHGTITDDSDVWLFGGRHVYKNFFSQNKYLEYYQYVDLQNQLGVDRTKLINLAYLLGSDYTEGVPGVGYVTGMEILNEFPGPGTEPVSMFSEWWSLAQQQQRLTSDPRDSKVKRKLRGLRLRPGFPNPAVATAYLQPSVDLSESSFSWGRPHLDLLKEFCESRFGWNSRKTEETLHPVIKQLNTQQTQLRIDSFFRLEQQERQAIKSQRLRRAVTCIKRKEREDGGREEREDGGREEREDGGRE
- the ercc5 gene encoding DNA repair protein complementing XP-G cells homolog isoform X1, which codes for MGVHGLWKLLETTGKPINPETLEGKILAVDISIWLNQAVKGVRDREGNSVQNAHLLTLFHRLCKLLFFRIRPVFVFDGDAPLIKKQTLAIRRQRKEEKTMESKQTNDKLLKTFLKRQAIKAALGERSQDHLPSLSAVRREEDMFMLPALPAQEEERERSSSDEEEQVEEDSRHIYQGDFFEDSNSVDINSEEFSAMPPEVKHEILKDMKEFSKRRRTMYHTPPERSGDFSQYQLAGLLQRNKLNVRLEGVEREMSNRSAGNAPGVELYNQGEGHSVETRRLLSEDSTHYILIKGPKKTDSSERVPDIQPAASPWLGGPLSGRVRTGGGERPEPLWRPISEEESLEEGPSSSSKHPQDPIPSLGDTAPISPRTLKAIQTAMDSSFSDEEEEEGGGSVSPRTLLAIQRTTGEKLDVGPSQYATMIGNSPVKPHPPSPQPPANRLFVISSSEEETEGKDTPLRTTLTNEDMLGVEKGDEQQLPLPLRLPIPPADRVLISMEEETVTRRSREEVEEILRRNREELEQAIDNRNRAFHSAVGQGDSLGQALCLIPPSGLGLNREEETGRSSLVTEPLPPSQEERNGQNTGEERNGQIVKMEDSDSESFVDVSEGEELKEEETDDSLIEVGDGTPAKAQEDVAKKEEEEEEALSSRAIPLEEREEDEEPQPPTEPSPAPPAPASVPLPNEWEDINVDELVALESSLGEQQSRLREQKQQQERIAATVTGQMCLESQELLRLFGVPFLVAPGEAEAQCAALDRTDQTHGTITDDSDVWLFGGRHVYKNFFSQNKYLEYYQYVDLQNQLGVDRTKLINLAYLLGSDYTEGVPGVGYVTGMEILNEFPGPGTEPVSMFSEWWSLAQQQQRLTSDPRDSKVKRKLRGLRLRPGFPNPAVATAYLQPSVDLSESSFSWGRPHLDLLKEFCESRFGWNSRKTEETLHPVIKQLNTQQTQLRIDSFFRLEQQERQAIKSQRLRRAVTCIKRKEREDGGREEREDGGREEREDGGRE